From Candidatus Bathyarchaeum sp.:
ATTGTTTCCCTTGGTGTCTATGACATAATAACTTCCGGTCTCTGCTTCGGGTTCAGAAGTCTCCACAAAAGTGTTTGCAACATAAGCCACAACACCGATACCCAGCGCTGCAATGATTACAATAATGATTAGATTTGTTTTGTTCATGGGGGCCTTCCTCGTTTTGGATGGAGTATCCATCCGAATTTATAAGGTTTGGTTTAACAAAAGTTTACAATAGGTTGAACACATCAAACCAAATAAATATGCAAAGCCACTTAAGAAAAAATGGAGATTTTCAAAATCCAACTTCTGATTTCTGCTTTATCCACTAATTGATGAGCTGATTTTTACTTATAAATGCCCATTTAGATTCGTTCTAGCTTGAATATCACGGGTCTAAGTCCATCGATACAACAGTTGATGGTGACGCCCTTTTCTTTAAACCAAGGAAAATCGCAGCCAAAACTCAAGATTCGTACATTACCGCTAATAGCCATCCACGCCTTAGTGCAGAAACCTTCGGGCATTTTCAGGTTTTCAACAATAAATTCTTGACCCTCCCTAAACACTTCACATGGACCATGCGCCTCAATATCTACAGGTGTAACGGGACTTGTTTTGAAAACTTCAGAGGGCCTAAACCGTTTCAGAACTGTTATTTTAATTCTATTTATCTTCGTCATCAAAACACCAAGTATTTCGTAAACGTCTCACGTCAACAGCATTTTTTTGTTCTTGTAATTTGCAACAATTCTGCCTGTGTTTGTTATTGTTCCTATTTGGTCTGCTTCTACACCGTTTTTCTCGATGACTGTGATTGTATCATCTACTTCAGTTTTGTCGACAATAACTGCAAAGCCCCAGCCCATGTTGAAGGTTTTTAGCATTTCTTCATCTGTTATTTCTCCGCCAACTTCGGGAGCTGTTTTTTGAACCAAATCAAAGATTGGCTGCGGTTTGAAATTGTTGAACTCAAAGCCGATTCCTTTGGAGAATTTCATGAAACGGTCAAACTTGACATAAGCGTCACCTGTAATGTGAATGTCCCCTTTCACGTTAACCTGTTTTGCTGTGTTCAAGAAAGATTTAACGTAAATTTTTGTGGGTTCTAAGGCTTCGTAAACTACTTCTTGGTCAAAACCGTCTGGGACATCAAAGGGGTCAAATTTTCCGCCCCATTCTTTGAATAGAACTTTGCGAACCAAAGAAATGCCATTACTGTGAACCCCTGAACTTCTAAAACCGACAACAACGTCCCCCGGCTTGATTGTAGTTCCAGTGATTATGTCCTTT
This genomic window contains:
- a CDS encoding TIGR04076 family protein → MTKINRIKITVLKRFRPSEVFKTSPVTPVDIEAHGPCEVFREGQEFIVENLKMPEGFCTKAWMAISGNVRILSFGCDFPWFKEKGVTINCCIDGLRPVIFKLERI
- the purM gene encoding phosphoribosylformylglycinamidine cyclo-ligase, producing MTYSDSGVDRQTRAKSKEALSMLKGTYSLGTYGKVVQLPYGNIFLAGDHYLDLVIEGVGTKVLLAQLADKYDSIGVDGVAMAVNDVIRSGATPLALVDNFHAHVSDPKLVREWLKGIVKGAEESNCPVPGGEIGDVASIIKGLTEGKGFDLIVASVGDVLEKDIITGTTIKPGDVVVGFRSSGVHSNGISLVRKVLFKEWGGKFDPFDVPDGFDQEVVYEALEPTKIYVKSFLNTAKQVNVKGDIHITGDAYVKFDRFMKFSKGIGFEFNNFKPQPIFDLVQKTAPEVGGEITDEEMLKTFNMGWGFAVIVDKTEVDDTITVIEKNGVEADQIGTITNTGRIVANYKNKKMLLT